The DNA sequence CTCCGGGGAAAATAGCAGATATTGCTGTGATCAGTGACCTAACGCAGATGACGATTGACCAGGTGTACATCAGCGGAAAAAAGGTGGCCGAGAAGGGCAGCCTCACTATCGATATGCCGAGATATACGTATCCGGATACCGTAAAAAACTCAATCAAACGCAAGCCGCTGAAAATTGGGGACCTGTATATCCAGGCGTCCGGCAGACAGGCGCGTGTGCGAGCGCTTGAAGTTATCGCCGATCAAAATTTGACCGGGAAAAAGGAATTTTCGCTTCAGGTGCAGGAAGGCGTAGTGCAGCCGTGCCTGCAGCAGGATGTTCTGCCAATCTTTGTTGTCGAGCGCCATGGCCGTACCCTGAATATCGGCAAAACGTTTGCGCACGGCTTTAAGATCAAGGAGGGAGCGATCGCTGAGAGCGTCGCACATGATACGCACAACATTATCGCATGCGGTACGAATTATGAGGACATTCTGACCGCGATCAATCGGGTTATTGCAATGGATGGCGGGATCGCCATGATTAAGGACGGCAAAGTGGTCGGTGACCTTCCGCTGCGTGTGGGAGGATTGATGACCGATGAGCTGAGCGGTGAAGAGATGAGCGAGAAGATCGCCGAGCTGCACCGCCTGGCGAAAGAAGAGCTGGGATGCGGCATTCATGTTCCGTTCATGCATCTATCCTTCGTATCCCTCGTAACAAGTCCGGAATGGAAGATCACCGACATGGGATTGGTTGAGGTGGATACATACACGGTCATTCCGACTGTGATCGCATAGGGGGGATGAAGATGGGATTTCGACTTGTTGACTTAACACAGGAAATTTATCATGGAATGCCGGTATTTCCTCTGCATCCAAAAACGATGGTCTACCGGCATATCACCCATGAAGAATCGAAAAAGCAGATCGGTTTTGAATTTGCGACCAATACGCTGATTATTAACGAACACGGCCCAACGCACAGCGATGCGATTTATGAATATGATCCGAGCGGTCCGACCATTGATGAAATGCCGATGGAATATTTTTATGGGCCTGCCGTATGCCTCGATGTTTCCCATGTCTCCAAAGATGACTATATTGAGCCGCAGGATCTGGAGAAAGCGGTATCGAAGCATTCGCTTCAGATCGATCAAGGCGATATCGTATTGCTGTATACGGGCCATTTTAACCGGTCATACGGCACGGACGAGTGGCTGACGCGCCATGCGGGTCTGAGCTACAGGGCTGCAGAATGGCTGGCAAAACGGGGGGTGGTAAATATCGGGATTGATGCGCCTGCCATCGATCATCCGAAGGATACGAAATACTCGGGTCATTTGATCTGCCGCGAATATCAAATGACGAATACAGAGAATTTATGCAACCTTGATAAAGTCGCGGGCAAGCGCTTTTTGTACTTTGGTCTGCCGCTGAAAATTCGCAAAGGAACAGGATCTCCAATCCGCGCTGTGGCTCTATTCATGGACTAGGAGGGAACGACAATGAATCGTATGCAAACACAAACATCAGGCGATCTGT is a window from the Aneurinibacillus sp. REN35 genome containing:
- a CDS encoding cyclase family protein produces the protein MGFRLVDLTQEIYHGMPVFPLHPKTMVYRHITHEESKKQIGFEFATNTLIINEHGPTHSDAIYEYDPSGPTIDEMPMEYFYGPAVCLDVSHVSKDDYIEPQDLEKAVSKHSLQIDQGDIVLLYTGHFNRSYGTDEWLTRHAGLSYRAAEWLAKRGVVNIGIDAPAIDHPKDTKYSGHLICREYQMTNTENLCNLDKVAGKRFLYFGLPLKIRKGTGSPIRAVALFMD